A stretch of Primulina tabacum isolate GXHZ01 chromosome 13, ASM2559414v2, whole genome shotgun sequence DNA encodes these proteins:
- the LOC142523371 gene encoding VQ motif-containing protein 4-like, whose protein sequence is MPNIESCFDNFFLPSNPTISRSEIPITANFLVPVGLSLQPQPRSPSTHVFPPSKCYMTMSRELHITRQISPRHIVAKPRDFRTLPKYSHFIFSESKSLFLPYTTDPSMENSMKIQETQNPSLIPSPRTHGTNSPTSNGFHARSEPNNPYPTTFVQADTSSFKQVVQILTGSAETTRMASRPDPVRSSIPPIRTGPRKDKLYERRNSLKNLKINPLGPGLLNGRPGFLSGYSVSPRNGTPEILSPSILDFPSLVLSPVTPLIPDPFNRGTGANNCGSSLNMEAEDKAIKEKGFYMHPSPVNTPRDSEPRLLPLFPVTSHPNGVGS, encoded by the coding sequence ATGCCAAATATTGAAAGTTGTTTTGACAATTTCTTTCTTCCCTCTAACCCCACCATCTCCAGGTCTGAAATTCCAATCACAGCCAATTTTCTGGTTCCAGTTGGACTTTCGTTGCAACCACAACCCAGATCTCCCTCAACGCACGTGTTCCCACCTTCCAAATGTTATATGACCATGTCACGGGAGTTGCATATCACGCGCCAAATATCGCCTCGACACATTGTCGCTAAACCAAGAGATTTTCGTACACTCCCTAAATACTCTCACTTCATCTTCTCCGAAAGCAAATCCCTTTTTCTCCCATACACAACAGACCCATCGATGGAAAACTCGATGAAAATCCAAGAAACACAAAACCCATCTCTAATTCCTTCTCCAAGGACTCATGGCACCAACAGCCCGACCAGCAATGGCTTCCACGCCAGATCCGAACCTAATAATCCGTACCCTACCACCTTCGTCCAAGCCGACACCTCCTCCTTCAAACAAGTGGTTCAAATTCTGACTGGGTCGGCTGAGACTACCCGGATGGCCTCCAGACCCGACCCGGTGAGAAGCTCGATCCCACCAATCAGGACAGGTCCAAGGAAAGATAAGCTCTACGAGCGCAGAAACAgcctcaaaaacttgaagatCAACCCGTTGGGCCCAGGTCTGCTCAACGGTAGACCCGGATTCTTATCCGGATACTCGGTTTCGCCTCGAAACGGAACCCCTGAAATCCTGTCACCCAGTATTCTCGACTTTCCGTCGTTGGTCCTCAGCCCGGTTACCCCTCTGATACCCGACCCGTTTAACAGGGGAACTGGTGCCAACAACTGTGGTAGTAGCTTGAATATGGAGGCAGAGGATAAAGCGATAAAAGAAAAGGGATTTTATATGCACCCTTCGCCTGTGAATACCCCGAGGGACTCGGAGCCCCGACTTCTGCCTTTGTTTCCTGTAACCTCACATCCCAACGGAGTTGGTTCTTGA
- the LOC142522893 gene encoding mitochondrial arginine transporter BAC1, with amino-acid sequence MGEVSGYKEYLAGMLAGVSMVIVGHPFDTVKVKLQKHNTEGNGMKYKSSLHCTTRILQTEGVKGLYRGATSSFLGMAFESSLAFGMYSQMKQFLQGGSNSEKPQPQAIVPSAAFAGAIISSILCPSELIKCRMQVQGTDSSLSSIRYSGPVDCVLKTVQTEGLTGMFRGGGTTFLRESVGNAVFFSTYEYVRYHMHQSVRHTSSDLSHFIDVGVGIVSGGLGGIACWCAVLPLDVAKTIIQTSTDRNCTRNPFRILEVIYKRSGFKGCYTGLGPTILRAFPANAAAIVTWEMAVKLLGIKRG; translated from the exons ATGGGGGAGGTTTCGGGCTACAAGGAGTACCTGGCGGGTATGTTAGCGGGAGTTTCTATGGTCATTGTTGGTCACCCCTTTGATACTGTCAAG GTTAAACTTCAAAAACACAATACAGAAGGGAACGGAATGAAATATAAGAGCAGTTTGCACTGTACAACAAGAATATTGCAGACCGAAGGA GTGAAAGGGCTTTATCGAGGTGCCACATCTTCTTTTCTTGGGATGGCCTTTGAAAGTTCCCTTGCCTTTGGAATGTATTCCCAAATGAAACAGTTTCTGCAG GGAGGATCGAATAGTGAAAAGCCACAGCCTCAAGCTATAGTTCCGTCTGCGGCTTTTGCTGGAGCCATCATTAGCTCTATACTTTGCCCATCAGAGCTGATAAAA TGTAGAATGCAAGTTCAAGGAACAGACTCGTCGCTAAGCTCCATTCGATACAGCGGTCCTGTTGATTGCGTGCTCAAAACCGTACAAACAGAAGGA CTTACAGGCATGTTTCGAGGAGGAGGTACTACCTTTTTGAGAGAGTCTGTTGGAAATGCAGTCTTCTTTAGCACTTACGAATATGTACGCTATCACATGCATCAGTCCGTGAGACATACTTCCTCTGATTTATCCCATTTTATTGATGTTGGAGTTGGGATAGTGAGTGGCGGCCTTGGTGGCATTGCG TGTTGGTGTGCTGTGCTGCCATTAGACGTTGCAAAAACCATTATCCAAACTTCAACAGACAGAAACTGTACCAGAAATCCATTTCGGATTCTAGAAGTG ATTTACAAGAGGTCTGGATTTAAAGGATGCTACACTGGTCTTGGTCCCACAATACTAAGGGCGTTTCCTGCTAATGCTGCTGCAATTGTGACATGGGAAATGGCTGTGAAATTGTTGGGGATCAAGCGTGGATAA